tagagctccgcccacctctgcctcccaggagctgTACTCATAGAGctccgcccacctctgcctcccaggagctgTACTCATAGAGCTCcgcccacctgcctcccaagtgctgtactcatagagctccgcccacctgcctcccaagtgctgtactcatagagctccgcccacctgcctcccaagtgctgtactcatagagctccgcccacctctgcctcccaagtgctgtactcatagagctccgcccacctgcctcccaagtgctgtactcatagagctccgcccacctgcctcccaagtgctgtactcatagagctccgcccacctctgcctcccaagtgctgtactcatagagctccgcccacctctgcctcccaagtgctgtgctcATAGAGctccgcccacctctgcctctcaggaGCTGTACTCATAGAGctccgcccacctctgcctcccaagtgctgtactcatagagctccgcccacctctgcctcccaagtgctgtgctcATAGAGctccgcccacctctgcctctcaggaGCTGTACTCATAGAGctccgcccacctctgcctctcaggaGCTGTACTCATAGAGctccgcccacctctgcctctcaggaGCTGTACTCATAGAGCTCcgcccacctgcctcccaagtgctgggattaaagatgtacctCACGATGCCCAGCCCAAGACCCATCAGCTTTAATTCAgtgttaattttcatttttagaatttcTTATAATGTCCCTTTGACTTCGAACCGTCATGAACACTTGTTTTCTAGCTggccttcttctttttcctcaggtGTATCAATGTTGGCTACTGCAGTTGGGTTGTATTTCATTCCTTTGTGCAAGAAGGCATTTTTACTGATTATCATGATGGCTGTGTTTGGTGCTTCAGTTGGTGTTGTGGATACAGGTTAGTGAATCCCTCAGCGTCATCTCCACTATCAGGGACAGTAGTACTATGAGGAAAAGTAATGTATATGAAATTAGAGTGCCACTTGTCTTGCTGTGAAAACAGCAAAGACTCACACCTCAGCACCTCTCAGCACCTCAGCACCACACCTCAGCAACTCAGATTCATACCTCAGCTCCTCAGAATCACACCTCAGCATCACACTTCAGCACCTCAGAATCATACCTCAGTACCATTTCTCCTTGCCAATTAGGGTACCAATTGTCGGACACCTAATTATGAAGTGCATTTGGAGAATTTTGCTTTATGAGAGACTGAAACAGGAAGCTCTCCCTTTCTGCAGGAAATTAGAATGTAAACGGGCAAGCTTTCCTTTAGGGATAGAGTTTGACCACTTTAGAGGAATTACTTTGtaattgatgtgataaaacactatgaagaaAGCActtagaggggaaagaggggtgGGGTCCGTGCTAAGGGAGTAAAGGCGTGATGGTGGGGCAGGAAGTTGGGGGTTCACATCTTGAAggacaagcacaaagcagagagaacaactGGAAATGGCTGGAGGCTTTTAcattctcaaagcctgccccagtagcatacttcctccagcaaggacacCGCTTAACTGAtgaaaacagtgccaccaactgaggcACTGTGGAGACTATGGAGGACAGTCTCAGTTAAACCACCTTACAGGAGTAGGATTATTTTATGGCTGCAGAAGCAGCAATTCAGCTTAAAATGCAGCCCAGATTCTGCGCTTAGAGAACCTGTGTGGGTACCACATTCTTGTCtatcttcttgttttctttttttttttttccctccacagCAGAAAATCTCCATGCTTCATCCTGTCATTGAAGACCTCCTAAAGTACATGTAGTTCTTTATTTATCCCTAATCTCAGCTTTCTATGCCTGCCTTTCTTGCTGTATGGGAAGAAAGGTATTTGATAGTTCATGGAAACAGTTTACACTTCTAGATTTATTTGAATGTAAACTGCAGTGTGGAACTACATGCTTGTCTCAAAATATCTGATTTTTGAAGATAGTCAACTACTAGATGCTGCCGGCTTTTCACATTGTGGGTGTTCAAACTATGCAGTTCACAATTCTGaaagttggttttgtttcctgtaaTAAGTATGACAGAATTCCAGGATAATCTGGCTGGCATCTAGGTGTTTAGTATCTAGTTTAGACCTAAGTAAATAATTACTTCAATTGGAATTAGCACCCAACTGAAATACTGAAGTTTTGGTATTTTTCCTACCATTAGATAAAATTTTGCCTAGTATtgcacatatatttacacatggACCTAGGGATATGGTTCAGGTGGGCAGAGTATTTGTCTACAAAATACTGGGCTCGATCCCTGCCATTGTATAAACTGAATGGTACATTCTTGTAATCACAGTACTTACATGATTCTGATGGGAGTATCAAAAATCCAAGATCATCTCTGCATAGCAAGTTCATGGCCAGGATAACATATATGAGGACTCTCTCAAATGTTACAAATACATTTATCAGTGTTTtgctcttctattgctgtgaagagatactgcGACTGAGGCAACTAATAGAAGGACACATTTAAtagggggcttgcttacagttccagagtgtTAGTCCACAtgcatcatggcagggagcagggTGGCTCACAGTGTCATGGCTCACAGACCCTgggacagtagctgagagctttacattctAATccctagagagagaggagaggaaagagagggggaaagggggagaggtggggggaaggaagggagaaaaaagagagagagagagagagagagagagagagagagagagagagagagagagagagagagaagagggcctGGGCCTagagcttttgaaaccccaaagcccaccaccagtgacacacctcccccaataaggtcacacctcctcatcttcccaaacagttccatgaCTGGGGACTAAGCATGTAAATAAATGACCTATTGAGGCCACTCACATTCAAGCACAATTAACATTACTCCCCACTGAGATGACCATTATAATAAATAGTTTCTAATATGCTTGACTTGAGTGATGGTTTATTAACTAGTAAATTCCATGTATGAAGATGAGATATAACACAGTCCTCTGGTGATGGTGGGTTACAGCTCCTTAATTACAGAGTGGTTCTGGTATACTTAGAATGTCATAAAACTCCTACAGTCTAATATAGACCCTAATAATATGTTCCTACTAAGTGACGCAGGTTATTTCTTTAACTTGTAGGTGGGAACGTTCTCATCTTGGCTCTTTGGGGGGACAAAGGAGCCCCACACATGCAGGCCTTGCACTTCAGTTTCGCCTTGGGCGCCTTTCTGGCTCCCCTGCTGGCTAAGTTGGCCTGGGGTACAGCAGCATCTGCTCAGAACCACACCGAGTCCGACTTTAACTCTCTAGTGCTGAACCGATCCTCCAAAGCCGCCTCAGACTCTGTGTTCGCGGTACCCGATGACATGAATCTGCTGTGGGCATATGCTTCTATTGGCACCTACGTTTTAgtagtctctgtctttctgtttggtCTGTTTTGTAAGAAACATTCAAGGAAGGAAAAGTCCGCAGCATCTGCTCAGGGGGCTCGAAGGGCTAAGTATCACTGGGCCCTGctgtgcctcctcttcctcttcttcttcttctatgtgGGAGCCGAGGTGACCTATGGCTCTTACGTATTCTCCTTCGCCACCACCCACGTCGGCATGGAAGAGAGCGAGGCAGCTGGCTTGAACTCCATCTTCTGGGGGACCTTTGCAGCCTGCAGGGGCCTGGCCATCATTTTTGCAACGGTCTTACGGCCTGGAACCATGATCGTTCTGAGCAACATAGGCAGCCTGGCCTCGTCTTTCTTTCTGGTGCTTTTTGATAAGaatcctctctgtctctggatcGCAACTTCTGTATATGGAGCCTCAATGGCAACCACGTTTCCCAGCGGCATCTCCTGGATTGAGCAGTACACCACCTTAACTGGGAAATCTGCAGCATTCTTTGTAATTGGCGCTTCCCTGGGAGAAATGGCCATTCCTGCAGTCATCGGAATTCTTCAGGAACACTACCCGGATCTGCCAGTGATTCTGTACATATGTCTGGGCTCAGCCATATTCACAGCTGTTCTATTTCCTGTGATGTATAAATTGGCCACCTTACCCCTGCAACGCCagagcaaaggaaggaagaatgaggaCTAGAAAGCCTTGCTCTCCAGCTCTGAGCAGCATAAATGGAAACATGCAGGAAACTGGAATGGAATGGATTCTGAAGTAGTTGACATGAACAATACAAGGAATTCTGTAATAGAGTACTCTAAAAACATTCTGATTTGATACAGCTCACAGCCAACACCTCTAAGGCAATTCCCAAATGCCTCTAAGTTTGGGCCCTCTCCAGTTACTAGAGGCAACTCCCTTGTGATACACCAGGAGAAAATGGACAAACATTTGGAAAAGACGAATTGTTTAATAAATGCATAGTTGCTACTCTTGAGGAAGCCGGGCTAGGTGAAGCCGTAGCAGGTTATCAGCAATTCCTAGAGATAAGGTTTCCACATATAACTGCTAAGATGTTTTGACATGTTCTGGAATTTTCAGAGTCTTCTATAATGTACTAGGCTGTAATGAACATTTTTAGAAATGCCTTTTAGACATGTAAAACTAGTTTAGTCAGGATTCCCACTATGCCTAAGGCTGCATGTGATAAccagaacccagtgacatcacttaAGATAGTCAGACACAGTCCTAGGACCCTGTGGCGCTCACTGGACATTATATAAACAGAGACGAAGAGCTATGCTCGTCCTGCATGACTAGAGAGATGTCACCTTGACCTTCCCTGTGGCTGCACAGTGTCCCCCAGGATGCTGACCGTCAAACCAGAGACAACTGTTAGAGACTGGACCTGCCCTTCAGCTAAGATACACTGCACAGGTTAGCAGCCTAGGGGAAATAGGATTAGGACCATAGTTAGGAACTTAGTGCGTGAACACTGTGTGAAGACACTctgcataataaaatataacttctGTTATACTAACAATGCCTTCTTACTTACAACACAATATTCTCATATGGTAGGATTTTGTAATGAGACTCCTGTTTGGAGTTATTTTGGTGGTGTgtgcaaaaagatatttatatttgaGCAGTTGGGTGGTGCACCCATAGGCAGGCACTGCGGATATATAGAAGAGATACTTTGCTGAGCAGACAACCAGACatccatattttgtttgtttgtttgttgaggcaAGGTTTTGCTatattgtcctggctgtcctggaactcagagatagccctgcttctgcctcctgagttctgagatcaAAGACATGGACCACAACAGGCTATGGAGAGAGTAATTTTGATGCAGGAGAAATCTGTAGTAAAATTGATGGCATAAAAGATACTGAAGATGGTATAAAAGGTACTAAAAAACTTGCTTAGGAAATATTAGGTCATACAGAGTAGAACTTAGTTAAAGGGGCATTACCCCCACGATCACTGCAGCGCCAGTGTGCGCATCAGATGTGTTAGAAGCtgtggaaaagaaaattttataccATAATTGAAGTTTAGGGTTCCCGAGGAAGTTTCCGCTGAATGTTTAGTCAACTGGAGGTTATCCAGTTAGGCTCTGTCCCCATATTATCTGAATCGTTTCTTGAGTATACCAGTGTTGTTCTTTTCACAGAGTTGTTACCAGGCTCATCTTGCCTACCTGGCAAAATTATGTTTTTCCTCTTAAGAGCACAAGAGAGTTAAGGCAGACCAGGGCACAATGGTGGTTGTAACTCTGCTCTGCCCACTTGAGCTGCCTCTCAAAGGCATGGTCTTTGATATGGAAACGTACCCACTGACTGGTTCTCAGGACTGCTTATTAGGGCCATCTGTTCCggtggtcagctaatttcctggaaCTGAGGCGCCACAGTGTCTAATTTGCTGactttcatgtctttgttttatggGCACGGTTCAAGGGGGCCAACTTAAATTTTCTATCTTTCAAGTGACATCGAATATCTACCATATTACAGTATGTTTGTTATGCTTACTAATTTCTATAAATTTGCCCTTGATAAAAGTGCTTTGTTTTAAGTGCATCAGCTCTGACCACTCACCTCTTAGGGCAGCCACGAGTGTCTCAGTGACCTTTGCACTGGCCTGGCGGATACTAAAGACTGCTGTTATTTGTTGATGCTGGATCTTCCCCAGGTAGGCATTACAAATGACCCTTGCCTCCCTTTGTGCACTTTCTGAAGCTCCCAGGCATAGCACTGACATAGCACCCCTGTGACAGCTTCACCACTGTAAATCTTGATAAGGGAGATAAGCATGGTGACAATAAAGTGGCATACATTTGAAAACCCACAATGGATCCCACCAACCAAAGTAGAATGGCTGTTGTGTAGGGTTAAGACCTCTAGATGGGGGAGTTGCTGGCCCACAAACCCCACTTTGGTTAAAGATGGTCCTCTTTTGGGGAGTCCCTGAGGACATTTGCTCCCTTTCTCCCATGGcacatatacacagcacacaccatgtacaaaacaaaataccctgTACAAATATGTATAGCTGTAATCCAGTTATGCTTAAGTTTTCCCACTCACTTCATTGACTGAAGGTCATTTTCTTTATGTCTGTGGAGtaccagcttttctttttccagtcCTGGAGAGTAAGTTCAGAGCCATGTATATACTAGACAGTGCTTGACCATGGAGCTGTATCTCTAGCCCAGGCAGCACGCATTCTGCATCTTCTGTTGGTGTGCATCTGGCTGGGGCTAcctgacacacacaggcactgttGGTGTGCATCTGGGTGTGGCTACCTGACACACACAGTCACTGTTGGTGTGCATCTGGGTGGGGCTAcctgacacacacaggcactgttCCCACAGAGCTTCATCCCTAACGGTGTCCTGTCCTAGGTGTCCCGAGATGATGGACATATTCCTTATCCGTGCTGGCCTGTAATGCTACAGCCACATTTGGTCTGGGTTTAGCTCTTAAAATATGGCTTACATTCATCTACCTAACAGGACAATTTGGGCGTTATATCAATGAAAGAGTATCCTTAACATGGTCCCTCCCTCATTCATACTgattcaatgattttttttattattttaaataattttcaagttttatttatttattatatagctTGTATGATGGCAAATAcattcataatttaaatatacacAGCTTGACTGACTACTGGCCGCTCTACTGGTTGTCTAGCTAGTTATCAGGAATCAGGTTGTTACA
The sequence above is drawn from the Arvicanthis niloticus isolate mArvNil1 chromosome 20, mArvNil1.pat.X, whole genome shotgun sequence genome and encodes:
- the LOC117724638 gene encoding sodium-dependent glucose transporter 1B, translated to MIGGVLLDYMNPFLLLGVSMLATAVGLYFIPLCKKAFLLIIMMAVFGASVGVVDTGGNVLILALWGDKGAPHMQALHFSFALGAFLAPLLAKLAWGTAASAQNHTESDFNSLVLNRSSKAASDSVFAVPDDMNLLWAYASIGTYVLVVSVFLFGLFCKKHSRKEKSAASAQGARRAKYHWALLCLLFLFFFFYVGAEVTYGSYVFSFATTHVGMEESEAAGLNSIFWGTFAACRGLAIIFATVLRPGTMIVLSNIGSLASSFFLVLFDKNPLCLWIATSVYGASMATTFPSGISWIEQYTTLTGKSAAFFVIGASLGEMAIPAVIGILQEHYPDLPVILYICLGSAIFTAVLFPVMYKLATLPLQRQSKGRKNED